tataagggagagagttggagtagcacccattgtggaaaagatggttgaatcgcgtctcaggtggtttggacatgtgagaagaagaccgatagaacatccagtcaggaaggtggatgagatggaagatggacaaagggcgaaaggcagaggaagacctaagaagaccatccatgaggtggtcagacgagatctacatgtaaacagtctcactgtagacatgatacatgacagagcacaatggcgtcgtttgattcatgtagccgaccccacttagtgggacaaggctttgttgctgctgttgctgctgctgcATAAAACCAAGGTGAGTGATTGTGCACACAAATGGAGCATGCAGTGCATTCctaataatttcttaactccagtacccaaaaaaaaattaaaacagatAAAACAAAGAAGAGAGCAAAAATATTCAGCTCCAATACCAAGAGAAAAAGAGTGTCATGATCAACATTAACAAGACTGATAAATGTTTTGCTATGAcattgttaaaatttaaaatggtttTGTTAATCTTTTTAAGATCTAATATCTGAGATTCGATGAATCATATATATGTGTCAATGGTCGATTCATAAGATGATCATTCACAAAAATACCACAACCAATATATGCAAAGGGGAAGGGGAAGGGGCCTTCaaaagataaagagaaaaatgataATGCATTTCTAATGCATGAGAGCATACCAGCGTATCTAAATGAAATTGGAAAACCTCCCCAACCAGGATCATCCTTTTGGTCACCGGGTGCTTTTCAGTTGTACCACCAGTGATGATAATTGAATTATTCACAATCACCCATGCACACTCTATGTGGGAGTCAGGCTTTGGCATAGGTTGCAAAACTTTCCATTTCATTTCGTCATCCAGCATATAAACATCGCCATAGACAACctgaaacaaaataaatcttaaGGCCATAAGACACCATGAAGTCTATATATTATACATGATGAAGGAGTCGCAATAATGCAAAAGGTTATTTAGAACACATTACGAGTATTTCAAGTGACATATCTTCAAAAAAATAAGCCAATTATTACATGCAACAGAGTAATTCATGAATGCTGTTGGTAGCCAAAGAAAACATACTTCATGCCTGCGTGAACACTTGAATATAGGTGAGCCTGGTTTGGGCATAAAATCACCTTCTTGTCCACCAATCACAAAAAGCCGATCATTTGCCACAATGCAAGCCCTGTACAAATAAGGTAGTGTTAGAACTAAGATGAAAGCCAACCAACCAGTTTAAAGAAAATGTATgagatttaaaaaagaaaatcatcTTTTCTCAAAAGATTCTTTGGGTTTCAATGACACAGGTTAGCTTTttaaacatgattttttttttggaaaaaaataaaagaacagaAAACaatcaagaaattaaagattttcACAAATTAAACAAGAACAGTGATAAAAGTATCTGGGCAATCTGCTAACCTATGAGGTCCGCCACGAGGAATGGGGATTTCAGTTCGCCATTTTTTCTCCAATGCTTTACCATCCTTTACACCTAGGCTCCAATGCTCTAGTGCAGGCGTATGGCGATTCTCCTTGCCACCGCCCATGACATGTAGTCTTCCCCTCCATAATTGAGTAGCAGGAGCATACCTAGAAATTCCTGTGTTAGTATACTATAACTTTTCATATGACAATTAAATAGTTTAACTTGTTAAAATTCCATCTACCAGAAAAGCTTGATCAATCATTAATGTAGTGGCAGATACCAATTTAActagaatttttaattatcaaataacAAGTCTAGGTTGCACCTCACTGATAAATTGGAAAATGAACATTTACAGTGCAGTACACAGCACAGTTCACGCATAATTTAATGGTGTACACTGTACATAACATACCTTGGAAGAGGCAATGGTGGCAAACTGCTCCATTGCTTGGTTTTAGTGTCTAAGGCGAATACAAGATTAATAGACCCTCTGCATTGAGGACCATATTGTCCTGAGACCACATATATGTATCTCCCATCAGTTGCAACTCCTAAATGTGAATTAGCCATCTCTTCTGGTGACTCGATCCTATCTACCCATTTGTTACCTTTGAAATCATAGACATCAACATGAGAATGCACCTGCGAGAAACATATAAGCACAGAAGATAAATTAAGATCGTTAATAGTCTCAATAAACTGTCAACCGACAACCAGACAATAAAAAACTATCATCTCACCAGACACATTATATATATGGATCCAAGTACTGTGCTATAAAGTCTCACAATCATAAACAACATGATCTTTAAGATCAAATAGTAAACAAtgacaaaagaaataaataagtttaTCATCACATTAACTACATTATACATATGAATCCAACTATTGTGCTGTGAGGTCTCGTAAAACATAAGCAAGATTATTCTTTTAGGGTCAGAGATGCAACATGTGCATCAGCATAGGATCATATTGAATGCATTAAGCATTTGCCAATGAGCCAGAGATCGGCGAAACACTCACGTAGTCAAGATTTCTGTATCCTTGAAGAACATAAAACATGTTCTTAATCTGTACAGCATATCCATCCAGCCGAGGCACCGGAGCCGATGGCATTGCCTCCCAATTCCAATTGGGAGCAGGTATATCTGCAAATGTTGCTGGAAAGAGATCTTCAGAGCCATTCTTTTTTGCAACTTCAGCGTGGCCACCCTATAGAAAGCCCCAACATTATATCCAAAATCAGCAATAGAGTAACAACAAAAGCAAACTCAACAAGATTATCAATCAGAACCCAACAAAATcagaatttaaaagaaaagtaaacaatgaaatgaaatttccaaaacaacaaaaaaaattaaaaataaaaaggacgaAAGCAAGTGCTAGAACAACGGTTGAGTTGCCTCCAAGGCCAAGGGTTCATGGAACCAACCAAAAGCTGCCAACACTACAGATTTTCAccctaataattttaattataataattaaaacctTAACATTCAAACGTTCGACAAAATTGAGCTAGTACAGCAACTAATTTATGAAATTCACTCTAGCTCTTAAATCTCCGTTTTCTGTTAAGCTTTCTCCAATTNNNNNNNACAGAGGTGTGCATAATAGAAAGAAGGGGGCATTGTTACCTTTTGAAGTGTGTCAAGGGAAGAATTATTCTGAAAGAGAATAACGGGAACTTGGTCGCGAACGACCCAATTGGACGTAGTTGCTACGTGGCCATGAGAGAAGGACTCCCAAATGAGATTAGCGACGAGGGCAAGACCGAGAATAGTGGAGAAGCAGAAGAAGAGAACGAGCTTGGTTGCAGAGAAGTGCTTTTGGTGAAACCTTGACATTGGTTTTGTGGGAAAGAGAAGGATTTAGAGCCGAGAGAGTGAGAAGAGCCATTTATTAATTTAGGGGGAAGaaataaatgaaagaaaaggAGGTGTTGGAAGTGAAGAAGGAATGAATGGGAGAAGCGAAGAGAATCCCTTTGAGGAAACAAAGGTTCGGCGCCAATGGTTTTTGCCATCTTGGCGtttgtttaatactttaaatttCAATTCCCATGTGTCCTTCGCTCGGTGTCAGTCTGTGTTCCCATGTAAAACCAGGTGAATGATCTTTTTTCACCTAAATCAATGACTAGATGTACAAAAGATATTTTGTCTAACGGTACAGCTTTTGTCTACTATTTTAATTCGTTTGACGCGGTAAAATTAAGATTAAATACTGGTgtatta
This portion of the Arachis duranensis cultivar V14167 chromosome 6, aradu.V14167.gnm2.J7QH, whole genome shotgun sequence genome encodes:
- the LOC107494847 gene encoding kelch repeat-containing protein At3g27220, translated to MSRFHQKHFSATKLVLFFCFSTILGLALVANLIWESFSHGHVATTSNWVVRDQVPVILFQNNSSLDTLQKGGHAEVAKKNGSEDLFPATFADIPAPNWNWEAMPSAPVPRLDGYAVQIKNMFYVLQGYRNLDYVHSHVDVYDFKGNKWVDRIESPEEMANSHLGVATDGRYIYVVSGQYGPQCRGSINLVFALDTKTKQWSSLPPLPLPRYAPATQLWRGRLHVMGGGKENRHTPALEHWSLGVKDGKALEKKWRTEIPIPRGGPHRACIVANDRLFVIGGQEGDFMPKPGSPIFKCSRRHEVVYGDVYMLDDEMKWKVLQPMPKPDSHIECAWVIVNNSIIITGGTTEKHPVTKRMILVGEVFQFHLDTLTWSVIGKLPYRIKTTLTGFWDGWLYFTSGQRDRGPDNPQPRQVVGDMWRTKLSLR